In the Pseudoliparis swirei isolate HS2019 ecotype Mariana Trench chromosome 19, NWPU_hadal_v1, whole genome shotgun sequence genome, one interval contains:
- the LOC130209431 gene encoding rab GTPase-binding effector protein 1-like, translating into MCSNYEKQLQSIQGQEAETRDQVKKLQVMLRQANDQLERTMTEKQSLEDSVKVGNEETAAKVSSFMQRVQESELLLLSLQQAFSDARRSTQEQMALLVASRLQVADELSRLQRDNESLQGKRRLHRELQEEEEFQMPETEQELQVLVLQLRDDLVALRTAADHLEEKLKAELLFLKEQNQAEQSLKEALEEALQLEIEGCKEEIASLSSLKTELQRVKAEKEKMQRSLSEKTETLESLQGLRIGLERQLRELATAKSALQTQVFDEKDKAQRLQTELDVSEQVQKDFVKLSQTLQVQLERVRQADSLERVGVILNDTDLTDINQLPDT; encoded by the exons ATGTGCTCCAACTACGAGAAGCAGCTGCAGTCCATCCAGGGCCAGGAGGCCGAGACCCGAGACCAG GTGAAGAAGCTGCAGGTGATGCTGCGCCAGGCCAACGACCAGCTGGAGAGGACCATGACGGAGAAGCAGAGCCTGGAGGATTCGGTCAAAGTGGGAAACGAGGAAACGGCGGCGAAG GTGTCGTCCTTCATGCAGCGCGTCCAGGAGTCCGAGCTGCTGCTCCTCAGCCTCCAACAGGCCTTCAGTGACGCCAGGAGGAGCACGCAGGAGCAGATG gCGCTGCTGGTGGCCTCCAGGCTGCAGGTGGCAGACGAGCTCAGCCGGCTGCAGAGGGACAACGAGAGTCTGCAGGGGAAACGCCGGCTGCACcgggagctgcaggaggaggaggagttccaGATGCCCGAGACGGAGCAG GAGCTGCAGGTCCTGGTGCTGCAGCTGCGTGACGACCTGGTGGCGCTGAGGACGGCGGCCGACCACCTGGAGGAGAAGCTGAAGGCGGAGCTCCTGTTCCTGAAGGAGCAGAACCAGgcggagcagagcctgaaggaggCGCTGGAGGAGGCGCTGCAGCTGGAGATCGAGGGCTGCAAGGAGGAGATCG CCTCGCTGTCCAGCCTGAAGACGGAGCTGCAGAGAGTCAAGGCGGAGAAGGAGAAG ATGCAGAGGAGTCTATCGGAGAAGACGGAGACGCTGGAGAGCCTCCAGGGCCTGAGGATCGGCCTCGAGCGCCAGCTGCGAGAGCTCGCCACCGCCAAG agcgctctacagactcaggtgtttgacgaGAAGGACAAAGCTCAGCGGCTGCAGACGGAGCTGGACGTCAGTGAGCAGGTCCAGAAGGACTTCGTCAAACTGTCTCAGACCcttcag gtgcagCTGGAGCGTGTCCGCCAGGCGGACTCGTTGGAGCGGGTCGGCGTCATCCTCAACGACACGGACCTGACGGACATCAACCAGCTGCCCGACAcatga
- the LOC130209429 gene encoding rab GTPase-binding effector protein 1-like isoform X4 produces the protein MAEQASGPPAAPRHDGVLQQRAAALETERADFIKLKQQLEAEFNQKRAKFKELYVAKEEELQRQTVVLEGAQLEMSSVLEQLSQARGEVETLRTVATLSESSRQEAVDQVRSQWQEEVASLQAIMKETVCEYEVQFHQRLEQERAQWNQYREAVERELGELRRRLAAGREEENLEDDMKKAQEDAEKLRSVVMPLEQEVNALKARLGRAEDRARELEASKVKELSHVLEAEKSCRTDLEMYVAVLNTQKSVLQEDAEKLRKELHEVCHKLELERQQHNQLKHTWQRANDQFLESQRLLMRDMQRIESVLSSEQLRQVEEMKRRDQEEEEEEEEERLSRVKQLQEEDEGDLTEPLEGSLLGLSIEEVGAERGRHDLTS, from the exons ATGGCCGAGCAGGCCTCCGGACCCCCCGCGGCGCCCCGCCATGACG GGGTGCTGCAGCAGCGGGCGGCGGCTCTGGAGACGGAGCGGGCCGACTTCATCAAActgaagcagcagctggaggccgaGTTCAACCAGAAGAGAGCCAAGTTCAAAGAGCTGTACGTGGCCAAGGAAG aggagcTCCAGAGGCAGACCGTGGTGCTGGAGGGAGCCCAGCTGGAGATGAGCTCCGTCCTGGAGCAGCTGTCTCAGGCCCGCGGCGAGGTGGAGACGCTCCGCACCGTGGCCACGCTGTCGGAGAGCAGCCGGCAGGAGGCCGTGGACCAGGTGCGCAGCCAGTGGCAGGAGGAGGTGGCCTCGCTGCAGGCCATCATGAAGG AAACCGTGTGCGAGTACGAGGTCCAGTTCCACCAGCGCCTGGAGCAGGAGCGGGCCCAGTGGAACCAGTACCGGGAGGCCGTGGAGCGGGAGCTGGGCGAGCTGCGGCGCCGCCTCGCCGCGGGCCGGGAGGAGGAGAACCTGGAGGACGACATGAAGAAA GCGCAGGAGGACGCGGAGAAGCTGCGCTCCGTGGTGATGCCCCTGGAGCAGGAGGTCAACGCCCTGAAGGCCCGGCTGGGCCGAGCGGAGGACCGGGCCCGGGAGCTGGAGGCCTCCAAG gtgaAGGAGCTCAGTCACGTCCTGGAGGCCGAGAAGTCGTGTCGCACCGACCTGGAGATGTACGTCGCCGTGCTCAACACGCAGAAGTCCGTCCTGCAGGAGGACGCCGAGAAGCTCCGGAAGGAGCTCCACGAAG TCTGCCATAAGCTGGAGTTGGAGCGCCAGCAGCACAACCAGCTGAAGCACACATGGCAGCGCGCCAACGACCAGTTCCTGGAGTCCCAGCGTCTCCTCATGAGGGACATGCAGCGCATCGAGAGCGTGCTGTCCTCGGAGCAGCTGCGccaggtggaggagatgaagaggagagaccag gaggaggaggaggaggaggaggaggagaggctgagccgggtgaagcagctgcaggaggaggatgagggagaccTCACGGAGCCGCTGGAGGGTTCTCTCCTCGGCCTGAGCATCGAGGAGGTAGGAGCCGAGAGAGGGAGGCATGACCTCACCTCctag
- the LOC130209429 gene encoding rab GTPase-binding effector protein 1-like isoform X1: protein MAEQASGPPAAPRHDGVLQQRAAALETERADFIKLKQQLEAEFNQKRAKFKELYVAKEEELQRQTVVLEGAQLEMSSVLEQLSQARGEVETLRTVATLSESSRQEAVDQVRSQWQEEVASLQAIMKETVCEYEVQFHQRLEQERAQWNQYREAVERELGELRRRLAAGREEENLEDDMKKAQEDAEKLRSVVMPLEQEVNALKARLGRAEDRARELEASKVKELSHVLEAEKSCRTDLEMYVAVLNTQKSVLQEDAEKLRKELHEVCHKLELERQQHNQLKHTWQRANDQFLESQRLLMRDMQRIESVLSSEQLRQVEEMKRRDQLFPVLSDEASPCGGAAARSRAPVKPCFCEHCPEEEEEEEEEEERLSRVKQLQEEDEGDLTEPLEGSLLGLSIEEVGAERGRHDLTS, encoded by the exons ATGGCCGAGCAGGCCTCCGGACCCCCCGCGGCGCCCCGCCATGACG GGGTGCTGCAGCAGCGGGCGGCGGCTCTGGAGACGGAGCGGGCCGACTTCATCAAActgaagcagcagctggaggccgaGTTCAACCAGAAGAGAGCCAAGTTCAAAGAGCTGTACGTGGCCAAGGAAG aggagcTCCAGAGGCAGACCGTGGTGCTGGAGGGAGCCCAGCTGGAGATGAGCTCCGTCCTGGAGCAGCTGTCTCAGGCCCGCGGCGAGGTGGAGACGCTCCGCACCGTGGCCACGCTGTCGGAGAGCAGCCGGCAGGAGGCCGTGGACCAGGTGCGCAGCCAGTGGCAGGAGGAGGTGGCCTCGCTGCAGGCCATCATGAAGG AAACCGTGTGCGAGTACGAGGTCCAGTTCCACCAGCGCCTGGAGCAGGAGCGGGCCCAGTGGAACCAGTACCGGGAGGCCGTGGAGCGGGAGCTGGGCGAGCTGCGGCGCCGCCTCGCCGCGGGCCGGGAGGAGGAGAACCTGGAGGACGACATGAAGAAA GCGCAGGAGGACGCGGAGAAGCTGCGCTCCGTGGTGATGCCCCTGGAGCAGGAGGTCAACGCCCTGAAGGCCCGGCTGGGCCGAGCGGAGGACCGGGCCCGGGAGCTGGAGGCCTCCAAG gtgaAGGAGCTCAGTCACGTCCTGGAGGCCGAGAAGTCGTGTCGCACCGACCTGGAGATGTACGTCGCCGTGCTCAACACGCAGAAGTCCGTCCTGCAGGAGGACGCCGAGAAGCTCCGGAAGGAGCTCCACGAAG TCTGCCATAAGCTGGAGTTGGAGCGCCAGCAGCACAACCAGCTGAAGCACACATGGCAGCGCGCCAACGACCAGTTCCTGGAGTCCCAGCGTCTCCTCATGAGGGACATGCAGCGCATCGAGAGCGTGCTGTCCTCGGAGCAGCTGCGccaggtggaggagatgaagaggagagaccag CTCTTCCCTGTTCTCAGTGATGAAGCGTCTCCAtgtggtggagcagcagcacgGAGCCGTGCTCCAGTAAAACCTTGTTTTTGTGAACACTgtcccgaggaggaggaggaggaggaggaggaggaggagaggctgagccgggtgaagcagctgcaggaggaggatgagggagaccTCACGGAGCCGCTGGAGGGTTCTCTCCTCGGCCTGAGCATCGAGGAGGTAGGAGCCGAGAGAGGGAGGCATGACCTCACCTCctag
- the LOC130209429 gene encoding rab GTPase-binding effector protein 1-like isoform X2: MAEQASGPPAAPRHDGVLQQRAAALETERADFIKLKQQLEAEFNQKRAKFKELYVAKEEELQRQTVVLEGAQLEMSSVLEQLSQARGEVETLRTVATLSESSRQEAVDQVRSQWQEEVASLQAIMKETVCEYEVQFHQRLEQERAQWNQYREAVERELGELRRRLAAGREEENLEDDMKKEDAEKLRSVVMPLEQEVNALKARLGRAEDRARELEASKVKELSHVLEAEKSCRTDLEMYVAVLNTQKSVLQEDAEKLRKELHEVCHKLELERQQHNQLKHTWQRANDQFLESQRLLMRDMQRIESVLSSEQLRQVEEMKRRDQLFPVLSDEASPCGGAAARSRAPVKPCFCEHCPEEEEEEEEEEERLSRVKQLQEEDEGDLTEPLEGSLLGLSIEEVGAERGRHDLTS; the protein is encoded by the exons ATGGCCGAGCAGGCCTCCGGACCCCCCGCGGCGCCCCGCCATGACG GGGTGCTGCAGCAGCGGGCGGCGGCTCTGGAGACGGAGCGGGCCGACTTCATCAAActgaagcagcagctggaggccgaGTTCAACCAGAAGAGAGCCAAGTTCAAAGAGCTGTACGTGGCCAAGGAAG aggagcTCCAGAGGCAGACCGTGGTGCTGGAGGGAGCCCAGCTGGAGATGAGCTCCGTCCTGGAGCAGCTGTCTCAGGCCCGCGGCGAGGTGGAGACGCTCCGCACCGTGGCCACGCTGTCGGAGAGCAGCCGGCAGGAGGCCGTGGACCAGGTGCGCAGCCAGTGGCAGGAGGAGGTGGCCTCGCTGCAGGCCATCATGAAGG AAACCGTGTGCGAGTACGAGGTCCAGTTCCACCAGCGCCTGGAGCAGGAGCGGGCCCAGTGGAACCAGTACCGGGAGGCCGTGGAGCGGGAGCTGGGCGAGCTGCGGCGCCGCCTCGCCGCGGGCCGGGAGGAGGAGAACCTGGAGGACGACATGAAGAAA GAGGACGCGGAGAAGCTGCGCTCCGTGGTGATGCCCCTGGAGCAGGAGGTCAACGCCCTGAAGGCCCGGCTGGGCCGAGCGGAGGACCGGGCCCGGGAGCTGGAGGCCTCCAAG gtgaAGGAGCTCAGTCACGTCCTGGAGGCCGAGAAGTCGTGTCGCACCGACCTGGAGATGTACGTCGCCGTGCTCAACACGCAGAAGTCCGTCCTGCAGGAGGACGCCGAGAAGCTCCGGAAGGAGCTCCACGAAG TCTGCCATAAGCTGGAGTTGGAGCGCCAGCAGCACAACCAGCTGAAGCACACATGGCAGCGCGCCAACGACCAGTTCCTGGAGTCCCAGCGTCTCCTCATGAGGGACATGCAGCGCATCGAGAGCGTGCTGTCCTCGGAGCAGCTGCGccaggtggaggagatgaagaggagagaccag CTCTTCCCTGTTCTCAGTGATGAAGCGTCTCCAtgtggtggagcagcagcacgGAGCCGTGCTCCAGTAAAACCTTGTTTTTGTGAACACTgtcccgaggaggaggaggaggaggaggaggaggaggagaggctgagccgggtgaagcagctgcaggaggaggatgagggagaccTCACGGAGCCGCTGGAGGGTTCTCTCCTCGGCCTGAGCATCGAGGAGGTAGGAGCCGAGAGAGGGAGGCATGACCTCACCTCctag
- the LOC130209429 gene encoding rab GTPase-binding effector protein 1-like isoform X3, with the protein MAEQASGPPAAPRHDGVLQQRAAALETERADFIKLKQQLEAEFNQKRAKFKELYVAKEEELQRQTVVLEGAQLEMSSVLEQLSQARGEVETLRTVATLSESSRQEAVDQVRSQWQEEVASLQAIMKETVCEYEVQFHQRLEQERAQWNQYREAVERELGELRRRLAAGREEENLEDDMKKAQEDAEKLRSVVMPLEQEVNALKARLGRAEDRARELEASKVKELSHVLEAEKSCRTDLEMYVAVLNTQKSVLQEDAEKLRKELHEVCHKLELERQQHNQLKHTWQRANDQFLESQRLLMRDMQRIESVLSSEQLRQVEEMKRRDQEEEEEEEEEERLSRVKQLQEEDEGDLTEPLEGSLLGLSIEEVGAERGRHDLTS; encoded by the exons ATGGCCGAGCAGGCCTCCGGACCCCCCGCGGCGCCCCGCCATGACG GGGTGCTGCAGCAGCGGGCGGCGGCTCTGGAGACGGAGCGGGCCGACTTCATCAAActgaagcagcagctggaggccgaGTTCAACCAGAAGAGAGCCAAGTTCAAAGAGCTGTACGTGGCCAAGGAAG aggagcTCCAGAGGCAGACCGTGGTGCTGGAGGGAGCCCAGCTGGAGATGAGCTCCGTCCTGGAGCAGCTGTCTCAGGCCCGCGGCGAGGTGGAGACGCTCCGCACCGTGGCCACGCTGTCGGAGAGCAGCCGGCAGGAGGCCGTGGACCAGGTGCGCAGCCAGTGGCAGGAGGAGGTGGCCTCGCTGCAGGCCATCATGAAGG AAACCGTGTGCGAGTACGAGGTCCAGTTCCACCAGCGCCTGGAGCAGGAGCGGGCCCAGTGGAACCAGTACCGGGAGGCCGTGGAGCGGGAGCTGGGCGAGCTGCGGCGCCGCCTCGCCGCGGGCCGGGAGGAGGAGAACCTGGAGGACGACATGAAGAAA GCGCAGGAGGACGCGGAGAAGCTGCGCTCCGTGGTGATGCCCCTGGAGCAGGAGGTCAACGCCCTGAAGGCCCGGCTGGGCCGAGCGGAGGACCGGGCCCGGGAGCTGGAGGCCTCCAAG gtgaAGGAGCTCAGTCACGTCCTGGAGGCCGAGAAGTCGTGTCGCACCGACCTGGAGATGTACGTCGCCGTGCTCAACACGCAGAAGTCCGTCCTGCAGGAGGACGCCGAGAAGCTCCGGAAGGAGCTCCACGAAG TCTGCCATAAGCTGGAGTTGGAGCGCCAGCAGCACAACCAGCTGAAGCACACATGGCAGCGCGCCAACGACCAGTTCCTGGAGTCCCAGCGTCTCCTCATGAGGGACATGCAGCGCATCGAGAGCGTGCTGTCCTCGGAGCAGCTGCGccaggtggaggagatgaagaggagagaccag gaggaggaggaggaggaggaggaggaggagaggctgagccgggtgaagcagctgcaggaggaggatgagggagaccTCACGGAGCCGCTGGAGGGTTCTCTCCTCGGCCTGAGCATCGAGGAGGTAGGAGCCGAGAGAGGGAGGCATGACCTCACCTCctag
- the LOC130209432 gene encoding uncharacterized protein LOC130209432 isoform X1 produces MSVKPPGNGEECGSAPPVGSSRELMDLLRNLLWLWVIIVTIFAWIVISLIFVFINKCISRAGKHRSTQNLTAKSNQDPERSVDPLTPSLPPRTQFLTAGKTRCTQRLPQGGRRSCSCSASVNLSGSPQTDVVELMNGRDDKRCLNTRAVVSGARSYESLAEDERHDCSDYEEYVPDDAQDLQVLQDPQDLQVLRDYEQDKQSDYVMVEDEDEPLPLHPRCQDADPEEEEEEDYDDIGGEDEHKGDEDYDDVG; encoded by the exons ATGAGCGTGAAGCCGCCGGGGAACGGCGAGGAGTGCGGATCCG CTCCTCCGGTCGGGTCCAGCAGAGAGCTCATGGATCTGTTGCGCAACCTCCTCTGGTTATGGGTGATAATTGTCACTATTTTTGCGTGGATTGTGATCAGCCTCATCTTCGTCTTCATCAACAAGTGCATCTCCAGAGCAG GAAAACACAGAAGCACCCAGAACCTCACTGCTAA GAGCAACCAGGACCCGGAGAGGAGCGTTGACCCGCTGACCCCGTCCTTACCTCCCCGGACCCAGTTTCTCACAGCAGGCAAGACTCGATGCACACAGCGCCTCCCACAgggcgggaggaggagctgcagctgctCTGCCTCAGTGAATCTTTCAGGATCTCCTCAAACTGACGTCGTGGAGCTGATGAACGGCCGTGATGACAAACGCTGCCTGAATACCAGAGCTGTTGTTTCAGGGGCCCGGAGCTACGAGAGCCTGGCTGAGGACGAGCGGCACGACTGTTCTGACTATGAAGAGTACGTCCCCGACGACGCCCAggacctccaggtcctccaggaccCGCAGGACCTCCAGGTCCTCCGCGACTACGAGCAGGATAAGCAGTCTGACTATGTGATGGTGGAGGATGAGGAcgagcctcttcctcttcatccacGGTGCCAGGATGCAgatccggaggaggaggaggaggaggactacgACGACATCGGCGGTGAAGACGAACACAAGGGCGACGAGGACTACGACGACGTGGGTTAA
- the LOC130209432 gene encoding uncharacterized protein LOC130209432 isoform X3: MSVKPPGNGEECGSGKHRSTQNLTAKSNQDPERSVDPLTPSLPPRTQFLTAGKTRCTQRLPQGGRRSCSCSASVNLSGSPQTDVVELMNGRDDKRCLNTRAVVSGARSYESLAEDERHDCSDYEEYVPDDAQDLQVLQDPQDLQVLRDYEQDKQSDYVMVEDEDEPLPLHPRCQDADPEEEEEEDYDDIGGEDEHKGDEDYDDVG; encoded by the exons ATGAGCGTGAAGCCGCCGGGGAACGGCGAGGAGTGCGGATCCG GAAAACACAGAAGCACCCAGAACCTCACTGCTAA GAGCAACCAGGACCCGGAGAGGAGCGTTGACCCGCTGACCCCGTCCTTACCTCCCCGGACCCAGTTTCTCACAGCAGGCAAGACTCGATGCACACAGCGCCTCCCACAgggcgggaggaggagctgcagctgctCTGCCTCAGTGAATCTTTCAGGATCTCCTCAAACTGACGTCGTGGAGCTGATGAACGGCCGTGATGACAAACGCTGCCTGAATACCAGAGCTGTTGTTTCAGGGGCCCGGAGCTACGAGAGCCTGGCTGAGGACGAGCGGCACGACTGTTCTGACTATGAAGAGTACGTCCCCGACGACGCCCAggacctccaggtcctccaggaccCGCAGGACCTCCAGGTCCTCCGCGACTACGAGCAGGATAAGCAGTCTGACTATGTGATGGTGGAGGATGAGGAcgagcctcttcctcttcatccacGGTGCCAGGATGCAgatccggaggaggaggaggaggaggactacgACGACATCGGCGGTGAAGACGAACACAAGGGCGACGAGGACTACGACGACGTGGGTTAA
- the LOC130209432 gene encoding uncharacterized protein LOC130209432 isoform X4: MSVKPPGNGEECGSAPPVGSSRELMDLLRNLLWLWVIIVTIFAWIVISLIFVFINKCISRAGKHRSTQNLTAKSNQDPERSVDPLTPSLPPRTQFLTAGARSYESLAEDERHDCSDYEEYVPDDAQDLQVLQDPQDLQVLRDYEQDKQSDYVMVEDEDEPLPLHPRCQDADPEEEEEEDYDDIGGEDEHKGDEDYDDVG; the protein is encoded by the exons ATGAGCGTGAAGCCGCCGGGGAACGGCGAGGAGTGCGGATCCG CTCCTCCGGTCGGGTCCAGCAGAGAGCTCATGGATCTGTTGCGCAACCTCCTCTGGTTATGGGTGATAATTGTCACTATTTTTGCGTGGATTGTGATCAGCCTCATCTTCGTCTTCATCAACAAGTGCATCTCCAGAGCAG GAAAACACAGAAGCACCCAGAACCTCACTGCTAA GAGCAACCAGGACCCGGAGAGGAGCGTTGACCCGCTGACCCCGTCCTTACCTCCCCGGACCCAGTTTCTCACAGCAG GGGCCCGGAGCTACGAGAGCCTGGCTGAGGACGAGCGGCACGACTGTTCTGACTATGAAGAGTACGTCCCCGACGACGCCCAggacctccaggtcctccaggaccCGCAGGACCTCCAGGTCCTCCGCGACTACGAGCAGGATAAGCAGTCTGACTATGTGATGGTGGAGGATGAGGAcgagcctcttcctcttcatccacGGTGCCAGGATGCAgatccggaggaggaggaggaggaggactacgACGACATCGGCGGTGAAGACGAACACAAGGGCGACGAGGACTACGACGACGTGGGTTAA
- the LOC130209432 gene encoding uncharacterized protein LOC130209432 isoform X5: protein MSVKPPGNGEECGSAPPVGSSRELMDLLRNLLWLWVIIVTIFAWIVISLIFVFINKCISRAGKHRSTQNLTANSGSGEPACPAGTCVAGYTMDAWGKWRVVCLAALSVEDVEDIYLFGTLITGFLLFGFGAALAYRKIKETVTAVKSPLRLPDMIDVGQSCWHSDFGIKPSE, encoded by the exons ATGAGCGTGAAGCCGCCGGGGAACGGCGAGGAGTGCGGATCCG CTCCTCCGGTCGGGTCCAGCAGAGAGCTCATGGATCTGTTGCGCAACCTCCTCTGGTTATGGGTGATAATTGTCACTATTTTTGCGTGGATTGTGATCAGCCTCATCTTCGTCTTCATCAACAAGTGCATCTCCAGAGCAG GAAAACACAGAAGCACCCAGAACCTCACTGCTAA ctcgggttcgggggaacctgcctgtcctgccgggacgtgtgttgctggttacacgatggacgcgtgggggaagtggcgtgtcgtgtgcctagcagccctttccgtggaggacgtagaagacatctacctattcggaactttgattacaggatttctgctgtttggatttggcgctgccctggcttatcggaaaattaaggaaacggtgacagccgttaaaagccccctaaggctgcccgacatgattgacgttgggcagagttgttggcactcagactttggcattaaaccgtcagaatga
- the LOC130209432 gene encoding uncharacterized protein LOC130209432 isoform X2 has protein sequence MDLLRNLLWLWVIIVTIFAWIVISLIFVFINKCISRAGKHRSTQNLTAKSNQDPERSVDPLTPSLPPRTQFLTAGKTRCTQRLPQGGRRSCSCSASVNLSGSPQTDVVELMNGRDDKRCLNTRAVVSGARSYESLAEDERHDCSDYEEYVPDDAQDLQVLQDPQDLQVLRDYEQDKQSDYVMVEDEDEPLPLHPRCQDADPEEEEEEDYDDIGGEDEHKGDEDYDDVG, from the exons ATGGATCTGTTGCGCAACCTCCTCTGGTTATGGGTGATAATTGTCACTATTTTTGCGTGGATTGTGATCAGCCTCATCTTCGTCTTCATCAACAAGTGCATCTCCAGAGCAG GAAAACACAGAAGCACCCAGAACCTCACTGCTAA GAGCAACCAGGACCCGGAGAGGAGCGTTGACCCGCTGACCCCGTCCTTACCTCCCCGGACCCAGTTTCTCACAGCAGGCAAGACTCGATGCACACAGCGCCTCCCACAgggcgggaggaggagctgcagctgctCTGCCTCAGTGAATCTTTCAGGATCTCCTCAAACTGACGTCGTGGAGCTGATGAACGGCCGTGATGACAAACGCTGCCTGAATACCAGAGCTGTTGTTTCAGGGGCCCGGAGCTACGAGAGCCTGGCTGAGGACGAGCGGCACGACTGTTCTGACTATGAAGAGTACGTCCCCGACGACGCCCAggacctccaggtcctccaggaccCGCAGGACCTCCAGGTCCTCCGCGACTACGAGCAGGATAAGCAGTCTGACTATGTGATGGTGGAGGATGAGGAcgagcctcttcctcttcatccacGGTGCCAGGATGCAgatccggaggaggaggaggaggaggactacgACGACATCGGCGGTGAAGACGAACACAAGGGCGACGAGGACTACGACGACGTGGGTTAA